One stretch of Arachis duranensis cultivar V14167 chromosome 1, aradu.V14167.gnm2.J7QH, whole genome shotgun sequence DNA includes these proteins:
- the LOC110276430 gene encoding uric acid degradation bifunctional protein TTL-like, whose amino-acid sequence MAMASPFSSLEHAITVSRDIWSHKLNVRSWLEAISGRSCSNEYLKTANEATELHEWETMYEEKFGYVFVTFVAGRTSKDILVELKTRFNNSHVVKLEIASKEELKYIEHAIRELLSKKSVQTTDEGDDNMSLEYSGEIIDDTLDGVDIDSEDDLDAITSGGYDISRNVELNKVSEEDNKTLYTQHREDDVHAAKKRFRSEQVAIIWR is encoded by the exons ATGGCTATGGCCTCTCCATTCTCTTCATTGGAACATGCAATTACGGTTTCCAGAGACATATGGTCCCATAAGTTGAATGTTAGGTCTTGGTTGGAGGCTATATCAGGACGATCTTGTTCTAATGAATACTTGAAAACAGCGAACGAAGCTACT GAACTTCATGAATGGGAAACAATGTACGAGGAGAAATTTGGGTATGTTTTTGTGACATTTGTAGCTGGTAGGACCTCTAAAGACATACTTGTTGAATTAAAG ACGCGCTTTAATAATTCGCATGTTGTTAAGTTGGAGATTGCTTCAAAAGAGGAATTAAAGTATATAGAACATGCTATTAGAGAGCTTCTTTCCAAAAAATCTGTCCAAACTACCGACGAAGGAGATGATAATA TGTCACTTGAATATTCAGGCGAAATAATTGATGACACTCTAGATGGAGTAGACATTGATTCAGAAGATGATTTAGATGCTATTACCTCCGGTGGATATGACATCTCCAGGAATGTTGAGCTCAATAAGGTTTCAGAAGAAGACAATAAAACTTTATACACCCAACATAGAGAAGATGATGTACATGCTGCAAAAAAGAGGTTTCGATCTGAACAAGTTGCCATAATTTGGAGATGA